A stretch of DNA from Methylosinus sp. LW4:
CTCCATCGCCTGCTCCGGCCCATGCCTCACGGCGGTGGGCCTGCGCCGCGATGGCGCCCGCACGGTCTTCGAGGTGGACGCCGCCGCCGAGACCTTGGCGCGCACCACGGCGGGCGAATGGGCGGTCGGCCGCCGCATAAATCTCGAGCGCTCGCTGACGATCGGCGACGAATTGGGCGGCCATATCGTCACCGGCCACGTCGATGGCGTCGCGACGATTGTCTCGCGCGATGATTTCGACGGCATGTCGCGCTTCTGGATCGAGGCGCCGCATCAATATGCGCGCTTCATCGCCGAGAAGGGCTCTGTGGCGCTGGACGGAACCTCGCTCACCGTGAATGCGGTGGAGGGCGACCGCTTCTCCGTTCTCATCATCCCGCACACGCTCGCGGTGACGACCTGGGGCGGCTACAGGGCAGGGGACCGCCTCAACCTCGAGGTCGATCTGATGGCGAGATACGCCGCCCGGCTGGCGGAAGCGAAGTAGGGCGTCATCATTCGGCTCGCGACGACGGCGTCTTGCACAACGCTGGCTGGGCCTGTCCAAGCTGTTGAAGCGATTGGCGTTGTCATTTCGTATCGGACAGACTATCGAACTGCGTCCTAACGTGGATGCCGCTGTGCATCAGGCGTTCTCAAATGTTCATGAAGTTGCTAAAATTAAATATGAGGATTCGCCTTCGATGAGGCGCTCGAACTCATCAGCGAATTTCTTTAAATCTTCATAATATAGAAAATAGCTGCATTGACCTCCAGAGCCCAGTCCTTTCTTCCAATATTCTGGGTGTGGCGTAAATGCTCTGACCTTCATCACCAAAAGGCCTGTTGTATTTAATTTTGCCACGGAAATGTAGAAATTTTCGTTAGAGATGTTATCTCCGGCGTCATCAAAATATCCTCCAGATATAAATGGCTCTTCAATCAATGGAAAACCGCGAAGCGCGGACACAAAAATTTTGAGCTCCGCGATACTGAAAAATGCCGCTCCGCTGGCACAAAAATCTTCTCCGAACGCTCGTATCGCCAACTCGACAGAATCCTCGGCTCTCTCTCTAGCAGAAAAAGAGATGTGCCGTGCTCCCGTCTCAGACGGATTCGAGATAGACATTCAGTCCTCCTCGTCGGCCAAAAAATAATTGATTACGAGCCGATAGCCATCGGCGCAAATATGTGTCCGACGACATTCGCGAGCGGTAGGCTTTCCCCGAAAAAATGTGTATCCATCGCCGCTTCGTTTCTAGAGAGCGTCGCGCGCCCCCTCCCCAGCCCTCCCCCGCTTCGCGGGAGAGGGGGCAGGTTGCGCGTTTCATAAGAGAGTGCGCGCAGCGCTCATTGCATCCCTCTCCCGCGAAGCGGAAGAGGGTGAGGGAGGGGCGGCCCCTCCGCCCATGGAGTCGTGAATGGCAGGGTCCTACCGCGCCGATGACGATGATCTCGCGCCTGTCGAAGGCGCGCGCATTCTCGTCGTCGAATCGCATTTCAACGAAGATATCGTCGAGCTTCTGCACGAGGGCGCCGTCCGCGCGCTGGAGGAGCTCGGCTGCGACGTCACCACCATCACCGTCCCCGGCGCGCTGGAGCTGGCGGCCGGCGCGGCCATAGCGCTGGACGCGGCCGAGGCCGCCGGCGCGCCTTATGAGGGCGTGGTGGCGCTCGGCTGCGTCATTCGCGGCGACACCTATCATTTCGAGATCGTCGCCAATGAGAGCGCGCGCGCGCTCACTGAGCTTTCGGTCGCGCGCCGTCTCCCGCTC
This window harbors:
- a CDS encoding riboflavin synthase; translated protein: MFTGLVTDVGEILAVEPRGELRRLAIACAYPLESIALGASIACSGPCLTAVGLRRDGARTVFEVDAAAETLARTTAGEWAVGRRINLERSLTIGDELGGHIVTGHVDGVATIVSRDDFDGMSRFWIEAPHQYARFIAEKGSVALDGTSLTVNAVEGDRFSVLIIPHTLAVTTWGGYRAGDRLNLEVDLMARYAARLAEAK
- the ribH gene encoding 6,7-dimethyl-8-ribityllumazine synthase produces the protein MAGSYRADDDDLAPVEGARILVVESHFNEDIVELLHEGAVRALEELGCDVTTITVPGALELAAGAAIALDAAEAAGAPYEGVVALGCVIRGDTYHFEIVANESARALTELSVARRLPLGNGVLTVDNEEQATVRADPKQGGADKGGDAALAALALVRLKRKLGGRS